TGACGTAATACTTGTCCACATCCGCGAGGACTGACGAACCGGCGAGGTTGCGCACCAGCACCTCGCCGATATCGACCACCGTGTGCAGCGCAAGCCCCCGCGCTTCGTATTCCCGCCGCCATCCTTCCCAGTTTGTCGCGTCCTTCCGGTCCAGTGGATCCGTTGAGATCAGGTGTTCCGTCGGAAAAAGGCGGGACCATCCCAGGTGACCGACCACGCGCTCGATCCGCGCCACGCTGTGGCTGGACAGGATTCCGAGGGCGAACCCCCGGGCGATGGCTTCGAGCTGTTCCACTGGGAATCGTCCCATCGCCTGAATCTCGTCCCGGTCGATCTGTTCGTACATGGATTCCTTCGCGTCCAGGTGGGCAAGCGTTCGTAAACCCATGACCACGAGGGGCTTCATGGTATTGGCTCCTTTCTGCGAAAATCGATTAACCGTTCCTTACAGACCGCCGCAGATTGCCGAGTATGGAACCGATGACGACGAGTACGGCGCCGGATATGCTGAGCAGATTCAAATGCTCCGGCTGCAGCAGGCCGGGAAGGAGCGGCGCCAGGATCATCATGTCCACGACGGTGACCAGGGGCACGGCCGCCAGGACCATGCTGACCCGGAACACTTCGAGATGTTTCAGCGATTCCACCAGCGTAACGAAGGCGACGAGCGAGATCACCGCCGAAGCGTTAAGCAGGATCATCTGCCGGGTGTCCTGCACCAGCAGCGATTCGAATCGAACGAAGGGCAGGATCAGTATCGAACCGGCCAGGTAGATCAGGAACAGGATGACGGACGTGGGCAGGATCTGCAGCAACTGCTTCTGGGTGAGAGTATAGGTCGACAGCGCCAGCGCGGCGACAGTCACCCACATAATGCCCGGAATCATCGCGCTGTCACCGGACAGGAGTTCGGCCAGTTCCTCGTTGAAGAACAGGACAATCCCGCCCGTGAGCAGCATGAGACCCAGTACCTGGATCAGGGTCATCCGTTCGTGAAAGAGCAGCATGGCGCCCAGCAGCAGGAACAGCAGCGATATCTGGTTGACCACCTGGGCGGCGCTGGGTGAGATATACTGCAAACTTTGGGGATAGAACACGTACGCGCAGCTGAACCCGAGCACCGCCGCGAGGAAGACCAGCGCGTAACCGCCTTTGAGTCGACGGACCAGGGCGAAGTGACCCTGCCGGTACACGATCAGTGCCATCAACACGGCCGCAACGACGAACCGGTACCACGTCATCGTGAAGGCGTCCAGGCTGATCAGCATTATTTTCAGGATAATGGGCAGTCCGCCCCAGACGAAGATCGTGAACAGGCTCAGGACCAGCCCCAGGCCCCAGCGGCCGCTGGTGACGTGCCGGTTCATGCCTGCTCCACCGGAGGGACCGTTACGGGAGGAAAGCCGAGCGGCCTTATTCGTACACCTCCACTTCCGGCGTGCAGGTCATGTCCGGATCGAGGGGGTAGATGGGTCGGGGGACGTACTGGTGGCCTAGCGTGGGAATGTTGGGACTCGCTGCCCCCGGCGAATCGATGGTGATGGTCCGTTCCGCCCAGTCGTCGTACCACTCATCCGGCGTATGGGGCAGTTTCTTGACCACGACGTCGAAGCGTTTCGGGTCCTGGCCGAAGGCGGGATACATCCACCGGTCGCACAGCAGAGGGCCGGAAGCCGCCAGGAAGATTGTAATGTTCCGGCACTTCAGCACCGCGACGGGAATGTCGTCCCGCCGGCCCAGCACTTCGACCGTGGCGGTGACGTCCACCGGGATAAAGCGTGGGTCCCGCGTTCCGCCCAGGGGGACGGTAATGGTCTGCCCGACACCCGCCTCCACGGCGCGCGAGACGGCGGGATCGTCGCGGATGGGGAACAGCACGCTGCCCCGGTAGTCGCTTTCGAGGAACCCCTTCAGGATGGTGTTGCTCGTGCCCGGCGCGCCCGAACTGGTGGCGTCGGCGGCATCAGCGAAAATGACCGTTCCCTTTGCCTCCGCGGCGATCCGGATGCCCTCCTCCACGCTGTGCAGCACGCACTGCATGTGGGACCGCATGTTCCAGAAGCTCCGGCCGATATGCAGGGCCTCCCGCTCCGCCAGGTCCCGGTTGCCGTCCGTGATTACGACGACGCGGGAGCCCTGTTCCGGGCAGTCCGTCGGAGGATGGCCCAGCATGATCCCCCCGGCGAGTACGTCTTCCCGTTCCTCCAGGCGTTCCAGGTACCGGATGAACGTGCCGTGCACGCCCGTGGCGGTCTTGAGCTCGTCGCCCCGGACCATGGTGGGCGTGTACACGCTGGCGATCACGGGCCGGGCCCCGTCGAGGATGCGCAGCAGCACTCCGGCGGCCCGCGCGCCTGTTTCGTACCAGTCGATGTGGGGATAGGTGTGCAGGATGGCGCATCCGTCCATGTGGGACAGCATGCGACGGGTGATCGTGCCGTGCATGTCGAAGGAAGCGACCACGGGCACGTGGGGGCCGACGATCCGGCGCACCTCCTGCAGGACGTACCCTTCCGGATCCTTTTCGGTTTCCGCCGCCATGGCGCCGTGCAGGTTCAGGTAAACGCCGTCGGCGCCGGTCCTGTGCTGTTCGATCGCGTCGAGCAACTCCGACGTGGTCCGCTCGAAGCACGCCTGCGTGATCGTACCGCCCGCCCCCATGGCGGCGCTGTAAGTGGGCACGATTTCCATGCCATCCCGAGCGGAAAGGGTATCGACGGCACCGCCGACCACGCCACCAAGGCTGTCCGCGCCGCCCTGGTCATCCGGGTCCTCGAGGCCGACCGGACCCTTCAGCATCTCGCGGCCGCGCAGGATACAGAAATCTTCATACACCGTATCGTTGGGATGGAAGTCGTTGGTTTCCTGGAAGTAGGTGCCGATCAGGATTCTGGGCATGGCGCTCCGGCGGTCTCCTTTCAATACCTCGACGTGTGCTCTTCCACCTTGGTGATCGTCTCGATGACTGCCGGCCGGCCCTCGCGGTTGGCTTCCACCGCTCGCTGTATCGCCGGAGCGATCTGGTCGGGCGTCGTCACCTTCTCGGCGTAAGCACCCAGCCCTGCCCCGATGGCGGCGTAATCCCCACCCAGCCGATTGCTCCCCCAGCGTTCCGATGCGTAGGCCATGTGATGGTCGTAGTGGGTCATGACCCCGTTGTTCAGTATTACCGTGATGATGGGGATCTCCGAACGCACGGCGGTCTCCACGTCCAGGCCGGCCATGCCGAAGGCGGCGTCTCCCATGACGTTGACGACCTGTTTCTCCGGATCGGCGATCTTGGCGCCGATGGCCAGTCCCAGCCCGTAGCCCAGCTGCGTGGAAGCGCCCCAGCCGATATAGCCCCGGGGCGTATCGGTCTCCCAGAAGGGCGCGAGCTGCTCCCGCGGGTAGCCGGAGTCGTGGGTGATGATCGTGCGTGCCGTATCCACCACCCCCGCGATCTCGCGGAACACGCGGTACGGGCTCAAGGGCACCTCGTCGGAGCGGAACCGCGGTTCCCATTCGGCCAGCCACGCCTGTTTCAACCGGGCGATCTCCTCGATATCGCCGCGTTCATCGTCCCGGGGTCGCCCGTCGAGCTGTCGTTTCGCTTCCTCGACCAGTTGCCGAAGCACCACCCCCGCGTCGCCCACCGCGCCGTAGTCGACGCGGTGCTCCTTGTTCAGGTCCCCGTGGCTGACGACGCACTGGGCGAGCGCGGCGCCTGCCGGCACATCCGATTTGAACCCTGAAGTCATGCTCGTGCCGATGCCGAAGAAGAAATCGGTCTTCTTCAGGTATTCCGCCACCATAAGGGAATGGGAGGCCGCGCCCGTGCCCAGGGACAGGGGATGGGTCTCGGGGAATGCGCTCTTTCCGGCCAGCGTGGTCATGACCGGGGTCTTCGTCCATTCGGCGAACTCTATCAGCGCATCGGTGGCCTCGGCGTACAGCACGCCCTGGCCGGCGCTGATGATGGGACATTCAGACTTCAGCAGGGCCGCCACCAGGTCCCGGACGTCCTCCGGCGATGCGCCGCTTTTGAACGGTTTAATGGGGGTGTAGTCAAAGGCGTCGTCGGGGATCTCCTCCTCACCTACGTCCCCGGGGATCTCCAGCATGACCGGCCCCGGCTTGCCTTGCTTCAGCAGGCTGTACGCCCGCCCCATCATTTCCGGAATCCGGGCCGCCGAGTTGATGTTCGAGACCCACTTGGTGATGCCCCGGTAGTTCTCCACCGATTCGAAGGCCAGGTCGGCGCCCGCACGGGACCGCGTAGGTCCGCCGGGCAGCAGCAGGACGGGCACTGAATCCGCGTAGGCCTGGGCTACCCCGCCGAAGGCGTTCTCCGCGCCCGGTCCCATCTGCATCATGAACACGCCGACGGTATTCCCGTTCCGTATCCGGCTGAATCCATCGGCGATGTTTACGCCGGCCCGTTCCTGCCGGCAGAGAATGGGACGCAGGCCCTCGATCGCGCAGGCGTCGATGAGGGGATGGTGGGGAAAACAGCTGAACCAGTCCAGCCCCTCCGCCTTCAGGATCTTCGCAATGGCTTCGTTTCCGGTCATGGGTTTCCCTTCACTCTCCCTCGCGCCGAGGGGTCGAAAGCGTCCTTCCGTCGTCGTCGATCAAGGGACGGTGATACACATAGGGCGGTTCGATCACGGCCCGCTGGACTTCGTTGAGTTCTTTCGTCCACTCCGGCAGACCGGTTTCATACACGCCGCCGGTATAATGCATGTACTTCGGGGTGTACCGGTAGAACAGAGAGCGGCGCTCTCCCTTCCCCTTCCACGGCAGCGTGCCGTGGGTCGTGGCCTCGTTGAAGATGACCAGGTCGCCGGCCTTCATGGGCACGTGGTACACGACATCCTGGTCGGCCTCGTAGCGGGAGATTTCGTCCGGAAGGGTGAAGTTTGCCTTGTGGCTGCCCGGGATGACGCACAGGCCGCCGTCGCCCGGGTTCACGTCGCTCAGCTGGTACTGGCAGTTGATCAGCCCGCAACGCATGGCGCCGTTCTGGTAGTGGTAGGACCGGGATCCGTTGTATTCGGCCTGACCGTACCCGTGGAGGCGCAGTCCCTCGGTCCCCGCCTTGGAGGTAAATATGAAGGGACTGTGGTCCATCTTCCAGCCCCGGCCCAGCATGGTGTTCAGATAAGGGATGATCCTCGGATTGGCCAGCACCTCGCGGAAGGGCTGGCACCAGGGCTGCTCCCATGTAAGCATGCCTTCGTAGAGGCCGCGGAGCTGCTTGCCCTTCAGCGCCTCGCTCGTGCTGCTCGCCGTATCGTCCTTCCGTTTGTCGCGATTGGCGTCCAGGGCCTCGTTCAGTGCCGCAACCTGCTGGGGCGTAAGGGCCTTGCGCACCACGATGAACCCCTGCAGGTCGAAGAGGTACTGCTCAGGGGGTTCCATGGTGGCGAATGGCGTGGACGGGTTCATGTGGACTGGTTCGATTCAGATCCCCTCCCTGCGGGGACGCACGATCGATTCGCCGTCGTCCTCGATCAGGGGGCGGTTGTAGATGTACGGGGGTTCCAGGACCGCGCGCTGGGCTTCGGTGAGCTCATTCGTCCATTCGGGCAGGCGCGTTTCATATACGCCGCCTTCGTAATGCATGTATTTCGGGATGTACCGGTGGAGTACGCAGCGTCGCTCACCCTTTCCCTTCCACGGCAGCGCGCCGTGGGTCGTCGCCTCGTTGAAGATCACCAGGTCACCGGCTTTCACGGTGACGTGATGGAAGATCTCCCGGTGGTCCTCGTAGTGGCGGACGTATCCCGGCATGGGGAAATTGGCCTTGTGGCTGCCCGGAATCACGGTCAGCCCGCCATCGTCCGGGTTTACGTCGGTCAGGTAAAACTGGCAGACGATCAGTCCGCTCCGCATGCGGCCGTCGTCGTACATGTAGTAGGTCGACCCGGCGAACATCCCCGTACTGTTGCCGTGGAAGGGCGTGCCCTGGGCGCCAGGCTTCGAGGTGAGCACGTCGATATTATGGTCAAGTTTCCAGCCCCGGCCCATCATCGTATTCAGATAGGGAATCAGCTTCGTGTGAGCAAGCAGATCGCGAAAGGGCTGGCACCAGGGCGGGTCCCAGGTCAGCATCCCTTCGTAGTGGATGTACTGCGTGTCGGGGCCCGCCAGCGGGGTTCCGTCCAGCGCGCCGCCCGGTCCGTGCTCGCCCGTCCGATCGGGATGGGCATCCAGGGCGTCGTTCAGCGCCTGGACCTCATCGGCGGACAGCAGGTTCCGCACCACGAGAAACCCCTGGAGGTCGTAGAGGTACTTCTCGCGCTCGCTCATCACGACGAAGTTTTCCGGGTCGCCGAACATGGCCATGACGGCCTCCTGGCGGCTAGCTCCGCCTCATCGGGTATCCAGTCGACACGAACGGAAACGGCCCGTTCCGGCGTCAGTGGAAACAAAATCGCTTGTTCAGGAATATAGAAAACGAGGGAGCGTAGTCAAAGATAACAATACGGCAGCCGGACCTGATTTCTTCCTTCCCACAAATACAGAAATTGCCGTTGTCGTCATACGTTCGGTGACAACGGCAATTTCGTTTGTTCCGACTTCTACAGGCCGATGACGCGACCTGCAGTCCTTCTAGTACTTCACCGTGCAGCCGTAGGCCCGGGTCATCTCGACGGGCACTTCATTGCCGGCAAAAACCGCGTCCAGGGCCATGACGACATAGTTGTCGGCCTTGGGAATGTCGGCGATGTTGGCCGAGTTGATGCTGTCGATGGCGCCCATGTAGATCAGCGTGCCTTCCGGGTTGATGATGTACATGTGGGGCGTGTGGGTGGCACCGTACGTCCTGCCGACGTCACCGTTGCCATCGAGCAGGTAGGCGTCCACGGTCGACGCGTGCTTCTTCAGGCGCTTGTGGATTTCCTCATTGGAGAACTGGCCCTGCTTGCCTTCGGCCGACGAGTTGACGGCCAGCCAGACCACGCCCTGCTCGCGGTACTTGTCCTGCAGGCCTTGCATGTTTTTGGCGTCGTAGTGCTTGGCCACGAAGGGACAGTCGTAGTTGATCCACTCCAGGACCACGTACTTGCCGCTGTAGTCCGAAAGCGTCACGCTGTTGCCATTCGTATCCGTCAGCGTGAAATCCGGGGCCGCGTTCCCCACCTTGGCTTCCCCGGCGGCCATCGGCGTAGAGAAGTTAACCAGCAGGAACGCGGCGGCAACGGCCACCACGGCTGCCGGAATCAGAATCCTCTTCATGAAAGTCCTCCTTGTGAATAGTAACGTCAAACTACTTCATATACTACCTGATGGCAGCGCTCCCGCTTTCCACCTTCTGCAACGCATCCAGTACCAGGCCGGGTGTGAGCAGTTCCGGCAGGATCTCCGGTTCGGAATCCGGACCGCCCGTATACAGCACATACAGCGGGACGCTGTTGCGACCGAATTCGGCGAGCGCCTGTGTGATCTCGGGGTCCCTTGACGTCCAGTCGGCCTGGACCGGGACCACACCCAGGGTCTCAAACTGTTCCACCACGCGGCTGTCGCTCAACGCCACGCGCTTGTTGACCTGGCAACTCAGGCACCAGGCCGCGGTGAAGTCCACGAATACCGACTTCCCGGAAGTGCGCAGGTCCCGCACCAGCTGCCGGGAGAAGGGTTCCCATTCCAGCCCCGCGCTGTATGTCGGGGCCGCGGCGGTCCGTTCCGCCTTTGCCGGTGCCGGCACCTGGCTCAGTACGGTTACCATGCTCGCGATGATGATCAACGCGGCGGTAGCGCGCGCAGCCATCCTGGAACGGCTTCCGGTAGCGCTGCCTCCCCAGCGGCCGAGAATCCAGCTTCCAATGGCCACCAGCACCAGCAGGACCATCACGAGGGCGACCAGGTTGGGGTCCGTCTGGAGGTTCAGCACCCAGAGCAGCCAGACCACGGTGGCCATCATGAGGAAGCCCATGAATTGCTTGAAGGATTCCATCCACGCGCCGGGTT
This genomic interval from Gemmatimonadota bacterium contains the following:
- a CDS encoding DMT family transporter, which gives rise to MNRHVTSGRWGLGLVLSLFTIFVWGGLPIILKIMLISLDAFTMTWYRFVVAAVLMALIVYRQGHFALVRRLKGGYALVFLAAVLGFSCAYVFYPQSLQYISPSAAQVVNQISLLFLLLGAMLLFHERMTLIQVLGLMLLTGGIVLFFNEELAELLSGDSAMIPGIMWVTVAALALSTYTLTQKQLLQILPTSVILFLIYLAGSILILPFVRFESLLVQDTRQMILLNASAVISLVAFVTLVESLKHLEVFRVSMVLAAVPLVTVVDMMILAPLLPGLLQPEHLNLLSISGAVLVVIGSILGNLRRSVRNG
- a CDS encoding M81 family metallopeptidase; translation: MPRILIGTYFQETNDFHPNDTVYEDFCILRGREMLKGPVGLEDPDDQGGADSLGGVVGGAVDTLSARDGMEIVPTYSAAMGAGGTITQACFERTTSELLDAIEQHRTGADGVYLNLHGAMAAETEKDPEGYVLQEVRRIVGPHVPVVASFDMHGTITRRMLSHMDGCAILHTYPHIDWYETGARAAGVLLRILDGARPVIASVYTPTMVRGDELKTATGVHGTFIRYLERLEEREDVLAGGIMLGHPPTDCPEQGSRVVVITDGNRDLAEREALHIGRSFWNMRSHMQCVLHSVEEGIRIAAEAKGTVIFADAADATSSGAPGTSNTILKGFLESDYRGSVLFPIRDDPAVSRAVEAGVGQTITVPLGGTRDPRFIPVDVTATVEVLGRRDDIPVAVLKCRNITIFLAASGPLLCDRWMYPAFGQDPKRFDVVVKKLPHTPDEWYDDWAERTITIDSPGAASPNIPTLGHQYVPRPIYPLDPDMTCTPEVEVYE
- a CDS encoding thiamine pyrophosphate-requiring protein, which encodes MTGNEAIAKILKAEGLDWFSCFPHHPLIDACAIEGLRPILCRQERAGVNIADGFSRIRNGNTVGVFMMQMGPGAENAFGGVAQAYADSVPVLLLPGGPTRSRAGADLAFESVENYRGITKWVSNINSAARIPEMMGRAYSLLKQGKPGPVMLEIPGDVGEEEIPDDAFDYTPIKPFKSGASPEDVRDLVAALLKSECPIISAGQGVLYAEATDALIEFAEWTKTPVMTTLAGKSAFPETHPLSLGTGAASHSLMVAEYLKKTDFFFGIGTSMTSGFKSDVPAGAALAQCVVSHGDLNKEHRVDYGAVGDAGVVLRQLVEEAKRQLDGRPRDDERGDIEEIARLKQAWLAEWEPRFRSDEVPLSPYRVFREIAGVVDTARTIITHDSGYPREQLAPFWETDTPRGYIGWGASTQLGYGLGLAIGAKIADPEKQVVNVMGDAAFGMAGLDVETAVRSEIPIITVILNNGVMTHYDHHMAYASERWGSNRLGGDYAAIGAGLGAYAEKVTTPDQIAPAIQRAVEANREGRPAVIETITKVEEHTSRY
- a CDS encoding phytanoyl-CoA dioxygenase family protein is translated as MEPPEQYLFDLQGFIVVRKALTPQQVAALNEALDANRDKRKDDTASSTSEALKGKQLRGLYEGMLTWEQPWCQPFREVLANPRIIPYLNTMLGRGWKMDHSPFIFTSKAGTEGLRLHGYGQAEYNGSRSYHYQNGAMRCGLINCQYQLSDVNPGDGGLCVIPGSHKANFTLPDEISRYEADQDVVYHVPMKAGDLVIFNEATTHGTLPWKGKGERRSLFYRYTPKYMHYTGGVYETGLPEWTKELNEVQRAVIEPPYVYHRPLIDDDGRTLSTPRREGE
- a CDS encoding phytanoyl-CoA dioxygenase family protein; translation: MSEREKYLYDLQGFLVVRNLLSADEVQALNDALDAHPDRTGEHGPGGALDGTPLAGPDTQYIHYEGMLTWDPPWCQPFRDLLAHTKLIPYLNTMMGRGWKLDHNIDVLTSKPGAQGTPFHGNSTGMFAGSTYYMYDDGRMRSGLIVCQFYLTDVNPDDGGLTVIPGSHKANFPMPGYVRHYEDHREIFHHVTVKAGDLVIFNEATTHGALPWKGKGERRCVLHRYIPKYMHYEGGVYETRLPEWTNELTEAQRAVLEPPYIYNRPLIEDDGESIVRPRREGI
- a CDS encoding thioredoxin family protein, with product MKRILIPAAVVAVAAAFLLVNFSTPMAAGEAKVGNAAPDFTLTDTNGNSVTLSDYSGKYVVLEWINYDCPFVAKHYDAKNMQGLQDKYREQGVVWLAVNSSAEGKQGQFSNEEIHKRLKKHASTVDAYLLDGNGDVGRTYGATHTPHMYIINPEGTLIYMGAIDSINSANIADIPKADNYVVMALDAVFAGNEVPVEMTRAYGCTVKY